A single region of the Pseudomonas solani genome encodes:
- the hpaD gene encoding 3,4-dihydroxyphenylacetate 2,3-dioxygenase has protein sequence MGKLALAAKITHVPSMYISELEGPRKGFRKAAIDGHIEIGRRCRELGVDTLVVFDTHWLVNANYHVNCGKHFQGLYTSNELPHFIANMEYGFPGNPELGHLLAAECNRYGVETMAHDATTLAPEYGTLVPMRYMNTDQHFKVISVSALCTSHYLNDSARLGWAMRKAVEEHYDGTVAFLASGSLSHRFAQNGQAPEFATKIWSPFLETLDQRVIQMWEGAEWEEFCGMLPEYAAKGHGEGFMHDTAMLLGALGWSKYDGHAEVITPYFAASGTGQLNAVFPVTPQDGSTIPQAQASNPAGVASASRL, from the coding sequence ATGGGCAAACTCGCTCTGGCTGCCAAGATCACCCACGTTCCATCCATGTACATCAGCGAGCTCGAAGGCCCGCGCAAGGGCTTCCGCAAGGCGGCCATCGACGGCCATATCGAGATCGGCCGGCGCTGCCGCGAGCTGGGCGTGGACACCCTGGTGGTGTTCGACACCCACTGGCTGGTGAACGCCAACTACCACGTCAACTGCGGCAAGCACTTCCAGGGGCTGTACACCAGCAACGAGCTGCCGCACTTCATCGCCAACATGGAGTACGGCTTCCCCGGCAACCCCGAGCTGGGCCACCTGCTGGCCGCGGAATGCAACCGCTACGGCGTGGAGACCATGGCCCACGACGCCACCACCCTGGCGCCCGAGTACGGCACCCTGGTGCCCATGCGCTACATGAACACCGACCAGCACTTCAAGGTGATCTCGGTCTCCGCCCTGTGCACCTCCCACTACCTCAACGACAGCGCCCGCCTCGGCTGGGCCATGCGCAAGGCGGTGGAAGAGCACTACGACGGCACCGTGGCCTTCCTCGCCAGCGGCTCGCTGTCCCATCGTTTCGCCCAGAACGGCCAGGCCCCGGAGTTCGCCACCAAGATCTGGAGCCCCTTCCTCGAAACCCTCGACCAGCGCGTGATCCAGATGTGGGAAGGCGCCGAGTGGGAGGAGTTCTGCGGCATGCTCCCCGAGTACGCGGCCAAGGGCCACGGCGAAGGCTTCATGCACGACACCGCGATGCTGCTCGGCGCCCTCGGCTGGTCGAAGTACGACGGCCACGCCGAAGTCATCACCCCCTACTTCGCCGCCTCCGGCACCGGCCAGCTCAACGCCGTGTTCCCGGTCACCCCGCAGGACGGCTCGACCATCCCGCAAGCGCAAGCCTCCAACCCGGCCGGCGTCGCTTCCGCCAGCCGCCTGTAG
- the hpaE gene encoding 5-carboxymethyl-2-hydroxymuconate semialdehyde dehydrogenase: protein MIKHWIDGREVESKDVFINYNPATGEAIGEVASGGAEEIAAAVAAAKDAFPKWANTPAKERAKLMRKLGELIDQNVPQLAELETLDTGLPIHQTKNVLIPRASHNFDFFAEVCTRMDGHSYPVDDQMLNYTLYQPVGVCGLVSPWNVPFMTATWKTAPCLALGNTAVLKMSELSPLTANELGRLALEAGIPKGVLNVVQGYGATAGDALVRHPDVRAISFTGGTATGRKIMQTAGLKKYSMELGGKSPVLIFDDADLDRALDAALFTIFSLNGERCTAGSRIFIQETVYDRFVAEFAARAKRLIVGDPQDPKTQVGSMITQAHYDKVTGYIRIGMEEGATLLAGGLDRPAGLPAHLAKGQFIQPTVFADVDNRMRIAQEEIFGPVVCLIRFKDEAEALQLANDTEYGLASYIWTQDIGKAHRLARGIEAGMVFINSQNVRDLRQPFGGVKGSGTGREGGEYSFEVFAEIKNVCISMGSHHIPRWGL, encoded by the coding sequence ATGATCAAGCACTGGATCGATGGCCGCGAGGTCGAAAGCAAAGACGTCTTCATCAACTACAACCCCGCCACAGGCGAGGCCATCGGTGAGGTCGCCAGCGGTGGCGCCGAAGAGATCGCCGCTGCCGTCGCCGCCGCCAAGGACGCCTTCCCCAAGTGGGCCAACACCCCAGCCAAGGAGCGCGCCAAGCTGATGCGCAAGCTGGGTGAGCTGATCGACCAGAACGTGCCGCAACTGGCCGAGCTGGAAACCCTGGACACCGGCCTGCCGATCCACCAGACGAAGAACGTGCTGATCCCCCGCGCCTCGCACAACTTCGACTTCTTCGCCGAGGTCTGCACCCGCATGGACGGCCACAGCTACCCGGTGGACGACCAGATGCTCAACTACACCCTCTACCAGCCGGTAGGCGTGTGCGGGCTGGTGTCGCCGTGGAACGTGCCGTTCATGACCGCCACCTGGAAGACCGCGCCCTGCCTGGCCCTGGGCAACACCGCGGTGCTGAAGATGAGCGAGCTGTCGCCGCTGACCGCCAACGAACTGGGCCGCCTGGCCCTGGAAGCCGGCATTCCCAAGGGCGTGCTCAACGTGGTGCAGGGCTACGGCGCCACCGCCGGCGACGCCCTGGTCCGCCACCCGGACGTGCGCGCCATCTCCTTCACCGGCGGCACCGCCACAGGCCGCAAGATCATGCAGACCGCCGGCCTGAAGAAGTACTCCATGGAACTGGGCGGCAAGAGCCCGGTGCTGATCTTCGATGACGCCGACCTCGATCGCGCCCTCGACGCCGCGCTGTTCACCATCTTCTCGCTCAACGGCGAGCGCTGCACCGCCGGCAGCCGCATCTTCATCCAGGAAACCGTCTACGACCGCTTCGTCGCCGAGTTCGCCGCCCGCGCCAAACGCCTGATCGTCGGCGACCCGCAGGACCCGAAGACCCAGGTCGGCTCGATGATCACCCAGGCCCACTACGACAAGGTCACCGGCTACATCCGCATCGGCATGGAAGAAGGCGCCACCCTGCTGGCCGGCGGCCTCGATCGCCCGGCGGGCCTGCCGGCGCACCTGGCCAAGGGGCAGTTCATCCAGCCCACGGTGTTCGCCGACGTCGACAACCGCATGCGCATCGCCCAGGAAGAGATCTTCGGCCCGGTGGTCTGCCTGATCCGCTTCAAGGACGAGGCCGAAGCGCTGCAACTGGCCAACGACACCGAATACGGCCTGGCCTCCTACATCTGGACCCAGGACATCGGCAAGGCCCACCGCCTGGCCCGTGGCATCGAGGCCGGCATGGTCTTCATCAACAGCCAGAACGTGCGTGACCTGCGCCAGCCCTTCGGCGGCGTGAAGGGCTCGGGCACCGGCCGCGAAGGCGGCGAATACAGCTTCGAAGTGTTCGCCGAGATCAAGAACGTCTGCATTTCCATGGGCAGCCACCACATCCCTCGCTGGGGATTGTGA
- a CDS encoding 5-carboxymethyl-2-hydroxymuconate Delta-isomerase — MPHFIAEYTDNIEREADLPGLFEKVHACLGDSGVFPLGGIRSRAVRLDTWRMADGKHDYAFVHMSLKVGAGRDLETRRQVADALFEVIKAHFAELQASRLLALSFELTELHPELNYKHNNVHAFLKGQAG; from the coding sequence ATGCCCCATTTCATCGCCGAATACACCGACAACATCGAACGCGAGGCCGACCTGCCCGGCCTGTTCGAAAAGGTCCACGCCTGCCTGGGCGACTCCGGCGTCTTCCCCCTCGGCGGCATCCGCAGCCGCGCGGTGCGCCTGGACACCTGGCGCATGGCCGACGGCAAGCACGACTACGCCTTCGTCCACATGAGCCTCAAGGTCGGCGCCGGGCGTGACCTGGAAACCCGCCGCCAGGTCGCCGATGCGCTGTTCGAGGTGATCAAGGCGCACTTCGCCGAACTCCAGGCCTCGCGCCTGCTGGCCCTGTCCTTCGAACTCACCGAGCTGCACCCGGAGCTCAACTACAAGCACAACAACGTCCACGCGTTCCTCAAGGGGCAGGCGGGCTGA